Proteins encoded together in one Ammospiza nelsoni isolate bAmmNel1 chromosome Z, bAmmNel1.pri, whole genome shotgun sequence window:
- the ZFAND5 gene encoding AN1-type zinc finger protein 5: MTQETNQTPGPMLCSTGCGFYGNPRTNGMCSVCYKEHLQRQQNSGRISPMGTTSGSNSPTSDSASVQRADTSLNNCEGAAGSTSEKTRNVPVAALPVTQQMTEMSISREEELKPKTETEPVVTQPSPSVSQPGTSESEERAAELPKPKKNRCFMCRKKVGLTGFDCRCGNLFCGLHRYSDKHNCPYDYKAEAAAKIRKENPVVVAEKIQRI; this comes from the exons ATGACTCAGGAGACAAACCAGACCCCAGGGCCTATGCTGTGTAGTACAGGATGTGGATTTTATGGAAATCCTAGGACAAATGGGATGTGTTCAGTTTGCTACAAAGAACATCTTCAGCGACAGCAGAATAGTGGTAGAATCAGCCCAATGG GAACAACCAGTGGTTCAAACAGTCCTACCTCAGACTCTGCATCTGTACAGAGAGCAGACACTAGCTTAAACAACTgtgaaggtgctgctggcagcacatctGAAAAAACAAG AAACGTGCCTGTTGCCGCTTTGCCTGTAACACAGCAAATGACAGAAATGAGCATTTCAAGAGAGGAGGAATTAAAACCGAAAACAGAGACTGAGCCAG TTGTTACTCAACCAAGCCCATCAGTTTCTCAGCCTGGTACTTCAGAGAGTGAGGAGAGAGCTGCTGAACTGCCGAAACCAAAGAAGAACAGATGTTTCATGTGCAGGAAGAAGGTTGGCCTTACAG GATTTGACTGCCGATGTGGAAACCTATTTTGTGGACTTCACCGTTATTCTGACAAGCATAACTGCCCATATGATTACaaagcagaagctgcagcaaaaatcagaaaagagaATCCAGTTGTGGTGGCTGAAAAAATTCAGAGAATATAA